The following are from one region of the Lacinutrix sp. Bg11-31 genome:
- a CDS encoding peroxiredoxin, which yields MRKILALLTLAITFSCQDNSTQEFLYLGDYRAELQISDTEVIPFTFKVKDANNLTVFNAEEQIEVNEIEYRNDSVFINMPVFEALLAAKIKDQTLTGNFIIEGKDRVVPFKAEKSNTRFNVTAKAEANISGNWETVFSPETEADKYIAKGVFKQNGNQITGTFLTETGDYRFLEGVINGTDLKLSTFDGAHAFLFTGKVTDSTINGTFYSGSHWKEPFTAKRNANYKLPSANALTYLNEGYDSLAFTFPDANGNMISLKDERFKNKVVLVQIMGTWCPNCLDESKYYAEFYKQNKDQGLEIVALAFEYAKTNEKAFESIKRLQDRIDITYPILLAQTGTTSKKKAQEKLPMLNHVLSYPTTVFVDKQGKVRKIHTGFNGPATGEKFTEFKSEFTEFVGELLAE from the coding sequence ATGCGTAAAATACTAGCACTTTTAACCCTAGCAATAACCTTCTCTTGTCAAGACAATTCGACTCAAGAATTCCTTTATTTAGGAGACTACAGAGCAGAATTACAAATAAGTGATACCGAAGTAATACCATTTACTTTTAAAGTAAAAGACGCAAATAACTTAACTGTTTTTAATGCTGAAGAACAAATAGAAGTAAACGAAATAGAATACCGTAACGACTCTGTATTTATAAACATGCCAGTTTTTGAAGCGCTTTTAGCAGCAAAAATTAAAGACCAAACACTAACAGGAAACTTTATAATAGAAGGTAAAGATAGAGTAGTGCCTTTTAAAGCTGAAAAAAGCAACACACGTTTTAATGTTACAGCTAAAGCTGAAGCAAATATCTCTGGAAACTGGGAAACTGTATTTAGTCCAGAAACTGAAGCAGACAAATACATAGCAAAAGGTGTTTTTAAACAAAACGGAAACCAAATAACAGGAACCTTTTTAACCGAAACTGGAGATTATCGTTTTTTAGAAGGTGTTATTAATGGAACAGATTTAAAACTATCTACATTCGATGGAGCACATGCCTTTTTATTTACAGGTAAAGTAACCGATTCTACTATTAACGGAACCTTTTACTCTGGAAGCCACTGGAAAGAGCCTTTTACAGCGAAGCGTAATGCTAATTACAAACTACCAAGCGCAAATGCATTAACCTATTTAAACGAAGGTTACGATAGTTTGGCTTTTACCTTTCCAGATGCTAACGGAAACATGATTTCTCTAAAAGATGAGCGTTTTAAAAACAAAGTAGTATTAGTACAAATTATGGGAACCTGGTGTCCTAATTGTTTAGACGAAAGTAAATACTACGCAGAGTTTTACAAACAAAACAAAGACCAAGGTTTAGAAATTGTAGCCTTAGCTTTTGAGTATGCTAAAACCAACGAAAAAGCATTTGAAAGTATAAAACGTTTACAAGATAGAATAGATATTACTTATCCCATTTTATTAGCGCAAACAGGAACGACAAGTAAGAAAAAAGCACAAGAAAAATTACCAATGCTTAACCATGTATTAAGTTACCCAACTACAGTGTTTGTAGACAAGCAAGGAAAAGTACGTAAAATACACACAGGCTTTAATGGTCCTGCAACTGGTGAAAAATTTACAGAGTTTAAGAGTGAGTTTACCGAGTTTGTTGGTGAGTTGTTAGCAGAGTAA
- the pheT gene encoding phenylalanine--tRNA ligase subunit beta, whose amino-acid sequence MKISYNWIKQFIKTDWTPEQTSELLTDLGLEVEGLDAYQSVKGGLEGVVVGEVLTCVQHSNADKLKVTTVNIGASEPVQIVCGAPNVAAGQKVPVATIGTTLYTEEGEAWTIKKGKIRGEESFGMICAEDELGLGKSHDGIMVLPEDTIVGTACADLFKIENDQVFEIGLTPNRADAMSHFGTARDLKAGLQHKDINLELITPSVSAFHVDSRSLKIDVDVLNKELAPRYCGVTISGVKIAESPSWMQHRLKAIGLSPINNIVDATNYVLHELGQPLHAFDADKIADNKIEVKTVAKGTKFTTLDGVERELHEDDLMICDTKKPLCIAGVFGGLDSGVSENTTKIFLESAFFNPVSVRKTAKRHALNTDASFRFERGIDPNITQYALKRAALLIQEVAGGEITSDVSDAYSNKIEDFQVHITFDKVTKLIGQEIDKETIKSILSSLEIKVNNVTETGLGLTIPAYRNDVQREADVIEEILRVYGYNNIKTTTKLNASISNSSKFEDHKIQNVVGNQLAAQGFYEIMANSLTTPNYIALSDQLKEEHNITMLNPLSNDLSVMRQSLLFSGLEAVSYNINRRRSDLKFFEFGKTYHDYSGTREEYKHLTLFVTGNKTQESWATPQQKGDFFYLKGTIEAALERLGVSRYRVLPTKNDAFAEGIQYSLGKTVLVDFGIVKNKITKHFDISQAVLFADFNWDNIIEVAKRNKIKFTAIPKYPEVRRDFALLLDNKVTFEDIHTIAKQTEKQLLKNVSLFDVYKGKNLPNGKKSYAVSFMFQDEHKTLTDKVVDKIMNKLQNNFESKLGAELR is encoded by the coding sequence ATGAAGATTTCTTACAACTGGATTAAACAATTTATAAAAACAGATTGGACACCAGAGCAAACCAGCGAATTACTAACCGATTTAGGTCTTGAAGTTGAAGGTTTAGACGCTTACCAAAGCGTTAAAGGCGGATTAGAAGGCGTTGTTGTTGGCGAAGTTTTAACTTGTGTACAGCACAGTAATGCCGATAAACTAAAGGTTACTACTGTAAATATTGGAGCTAGCGAACCTGTACAAATTGTTTGTGGAGCACCAAATGTTGCTGCAGGACAAAAAGTACCTGTTGCCACTATTGGCACTACTTTATATACTGAGGAAGGTGAAGCTTGGACCATTAAAAAAGGTAAGATTCGAGGCGAAGAAAGCTTTGGAATGATTTGCGCTGAAGATGAACTTGGTTTAGGAAAATCTCATGATGGTATTATGGTTTTACCAGAAGATACTATTGTTGGAACTGCTTGTGCAGATTTATTTAAAATTGAAAACGACCAGGTTTTCGAAATTGGTTTAACGCCAAACAGAGCAGATGCGATGAGTCATTTTGGTACTGCTCGCGATTTAAAAGCTGGTTTACAACATAAAGACATTAATTTAGAATTAATAACACCTTCTGTAAGTGCGTTTCATGTAGATAGTCGCTCGTTAAAGATAGATGTAGATGTTTTAAATAAAGAATTAGCACCACGTTATTGTGGTGTAACAATATCTGGAGTTAAGATTGCAGAGTCTCCTTCTTGGATGCAACATCGCTTAAAAGCTATTGGTTTATCGCCAATAAATAATATTGTAGATGCTACAAATTATGTATTACATGAATTAGGGCAACCTTTACATGCTTTTGATGCTGATAAAATTGCTGACAATAAAATTGAAGTAAAAACCGTTGCTAAAGGCACAAAATTCACAACCTTAGATGGTGTAGAACGTGAGTTACATGAAGACGATTTAATGATTTGCGATACTAAAAAACCACTATGTATTGCTGGTGTTTTTGGTGGACTAGATTCTGGAGTGTCTGAAAACACAACAAAAATATTTTTAGAAAGTGCTTTTTTTAATCCTGTAAGTGTTAGAAAAACAGCAAAACGCCATGCTTTAAATACTGATGCTTCTTTTAGATTTGAACGTGGTATTGATCCAAACATTACACAATATGCTTTAAAACGTGCTGCTCTATTAATTCAAGAAGTTGCAGGTGGTGAAATTACAAGTGATGTTTCTGATGCTTATTCTAATAAAATTGAAGATTTTCAAGTACATATTACTTTCGATAAAGTAACCAAACTTATTGGTCAAGAAATTGATAAAGAGACTATAAAAAGTATCTTATCTTCTTTAGAGATTAAAGTTAATAATGTTACCGAAACTGGTTTAGGTTTAACCATTCCTGCATACAGAAATGATGTACAGCGTGAAGCAGATGTTATTGAAGAAATACTTCGTGTGTATGGTTACAATAATATTAAAACCACAACGAAGCTTAATGCGTCGATTTCTAATTCTTCTAAATTTGAAGATCATAAAATACAGAATGTTGTTGGTAACCAATTAGCTGCACAAGGTTTCTATGAGATTATGGCTAATTCGTTAACTACACCTAATTATATAGCACTTAGCGATCAATTAAAAGAAGAGCATAATATTACAATGCTTAATCCATTAAGTAATGATTTGTCTGTAATGAGACAGTCGTTATTATTTTCTGGACTAGAAGCAGTATCATATAATATAAACAGAAGACGAAGTGATTTAAAGTTTTTTGAATTCGGAAAAACATATCACGATTACAGTGGTACTCGAGAAGAATATAAACACTTAACGCTTTTTGTTACAGGAAATAAAACGCAAGAAAGCTGGGCTACACCGCAACAAAAAGGCGATTTCTTTTACTTAAAAGGAACTATTGAAGCTGCTTTAGAACGTTTAGGCGTTTCACGTTACAGAGTATTACCTACAAAAAATGATGCCTTTGCAGAAGGTATACAATACAGTCTAGGCAAAACGGTTTTAGTAGATTTTGGAATTGTAAAAAACAAAATCACTAAGCATTTTGATATTAGTCAAGCCGTTTTATTTGCCGATTTTAATTGGGATAATATTATTGAAGTTGCAAAACGCAACAAAATTAAATTTACAGCTATTCCTAAATACCCAGAAGTTAGACGTGATTTCGCTTTATTATTAGACAACAAAGTAACGTTTGAAGATATTCACACCATAGCAAAACAAACCGAAAAACAACTACTTAAAAACGTAAGCCTATTCGATGTTTACAAAGGTAAAAACTTGCCTAATGGAAAAAAGAGTTACGCAGTTAGCTTTATGTTTCAAGATGAGCACAAAACACTTACAGATAAAGTAGTCGATAAAATAATGAATAAGCTTCAAAACAACTTTGAAAGTAAATTAGGAGCAGAATTAAGATAA
- a CDS encoding fasciclin domain-containing protein — protein sequence MSLLKSYEMSGVGKLKYRILLLLFGFSIIVNAQNIDKDENKIEVILDSLMPQQTDIISFLSNSKEHSTFLKLLKATGVDEEFSTETRFTLFAPTNAAFEKLPKGTLENLMLPESKYKLTNILNYHVILGSVSSTKMSENITKNRGKAKFQAKSGGVITVFIKQGIFAIEGEKAILIESPDKQQSNGFVHIIDSVLIPQ from the coding sequence ATGAGTTTATTAAAAAGTTACGAGATGAGTGGTGTAGGAAAATTAAAATATAGAATATTGTTATTGCTGTTTGGTTTTTCAATAATTGTGAATGCACAAAATATTGATAAAGATGAAAATAAAATAGAAGTAATTTTAGATTCTTTAATGCCGCAGCAAACAGACATTATTTCATTCCTATCTAATTCAAAAGAACATTCTACTTTTTTAAAATTACTAAAAGCAACAGGAGTAGACGAGGAGTTTTCTACAGAAACTCGTTTCACGCTCTTTGCGCCTACAAACGCAGCTTTCGAGAAATTGCCAAAAGGAACTTTAGAAAATTTAATGTTACCAGAAAGCAAATACAAGCTTACTAATATCCTTAATTATCATGTTATTTTGGGAAGCGTTAGCTCTACTAAAATGTCTGAAAATATCACTAAAAATAGAGGTAAAGCTAAGTTTCAGGCTAAAAGTGGAGGTGTAATTACTGTTTTTATTAAACAAGGAATATTTGCAATCGAAGGAGAAAAAGCTATACTAATAGAAAGCCCAGATAAGCAACAAAGTAATGGTTTTGTGCATATAATAGATTCTGTATTAATACCTCAATAG
- a CDS encoding putative signal transducing protein translates to MTDSEYIKIYTGGTIIVQVIKQRLEDEGINPIIKDETESGRLAGFGTAYVGQAEIYVHESETDVATRIVEAVRGEMETS, encoded by the coding sequence ATGACAGATTCAGAATACATAAAAATTTACACAGGTGGAACTATTATTGTTCAAGTAATAAAACAACGCTTAGAAGACGAAGGTATAAATCCAATAATTAAAGACGAAACAGAGTCTGGACGTTTAGCTGGATTTGGTACTGCGTATGTAGGGCAAGCAGAAATATACGTTCATGAAAGCGAAACAGATGTTGCTACACGTATAGTAGAAGCAGTTCGTGGCGAAATGGAAACTAGTTAA
- a CDS encoding ABC-F family ATP-binding cassette domain-containing protein, with protein MLSVSNLSVQFGKRILFDEVNTTFNNGNCYGIIGANGAGKSTFLKIISGQQDANSGNVHLESGKRLSVLTQDHNKHDEDTVLETILKGNQPLYKLKSEIDALYADYTDANAEKIGELQVQFEEMNGWNADSDAAAMLSNLGINADYHYSLMGDLDGKQKVRVLLAQALFGNPDVLIMDEPTNDLDYETISWLENFLANYDNCVIVVSHDRHFLDAVCTHISDIDFGKITHFSGNYTFWYESSQLAARQHAQQNKKAEDKKKELEEFIRRFSANVAKSKQATSRKKMIDKLNIEDIRRTSRRYPAIIFERDREAGDQILNVEGLTSTLDDDVLFKDIDLSLNKGDKVVIFSRDSRATTAFYQILNNNQKADSGKFNWGVTTTQSYLPLDNSGFFDNDLTLIDWLRQWAQTEEEREEVNIRGFLGKMIFSGEEAFKKSTVLSGGEKVRCMLSRMMMTRANVLQLDEPTNHLDLESITAFNNSLKNFKGTVLFTTHDHEFAQTVGNRVVELTPNGVIDKYSTFDDYMQDAKIKELREKMYSVK; from the coding sequence ATGTTATCAGTTTCAAATCTTTCAGTACAATTTGGTAAAAGAATACTTTTCGACGAAGTAAATACAACCTTTAATAATGGAAATTGTTACGGAATTATAGGCGCAAATGGTGCTGGAAAATCAACGTTTTTAAAAATAATTTCTGGACAGCAAGATGCTAATTCTGGAAATGTACACTTAGAATCAGGAAAACGTTTGTCTGTCTTAACACAAGACCACAACAAGCATGATGAAGACACGGTTTTAGAAACTATTTTAAAAGGAAATCAACCTTTATATAAACTGAAGTCTGAAATCGATGCATTGTACGCAGATTATACAGATGCTAATGCAGAGAAAATTGGAGAACTTCAAGTACAATTTGAAGAAATGAATGGTTGGAATGCAGATAGCGATGCAGCTGCAATGCTATCTAATTTAGGGATTAATGCCGATTATCACTATTCTTTAATGGGAGATCTTGATGGTAAACAAAAAGTACGTGTGTTATTAGCACAAGCGCTTTTTGGAAATCCAGATGTACTTATTATGGATGAGCCTACCAACGATTTAGATTACGAAACTATTTCTTGGTTAGAAAACTTTTTAGCAAATTACGATAATTGTGTAATTGTTGTTTCGCACGATAGACACTTTTTAGATGCAGTTTGTACACATATTAGTGATATCGATTTTGGTAAAATCACGCACTTCTCAGGGAACTATACATTTTGGTACGAGTCTTCTCAATTAGCTGCAAGACAACATGCACAACAAAACAAGAAAGCTGAAGATAAGAAGAAGGAGTTAGAAGAGTTTATTCGTCGTTTTTCTGCTAACGTTGCCAAAAGTAAGCAAGCTACCAGTAGAAAAAAGATGATTGATAAACTTAATATCGAAGATATTAGACGTACAAGTCGTCGTTATCCTGCTATTATTTTTGAACGCGATAGAGAAGCTGGAGATCAAATATTAAATGTTGAAGGATTAACTTCTACATTAGATGACGACGTTTTATTTAAAGACATCGATTTGAGTCTTAACAAAGGAGATAAAGTGGTTATATTCTCTAGAGATTCTAGAGCAACGACTGCTTTTTATCAAATATTGAATAATAACCAAAAAGCAGACTCAGGTAAGTTTAATTGGGGAGTTACAACAACACAATCTTACCTTCCTTTAGATAATAGTGGCTTTTTTGATAACGATTTAACCTTAATAGATTGGTTACGTCAATGGGCTCAAACAGAAGAAGAAAGAGAAGAAGTAAATATTCGTGGATTCCTAGGTAAAATGATTTTTAGTGGTGAAGAGGCCTTTAAAAAATCTACAGTATTATCTGGAGGAGAAAAAGTACGTTGCATGCTGTCTCGTATGATGATGACTAGAGCAAACGTTCTACAGTTAGACGAACCAACAAACCACTTAGATTTAGAAAGTATTACTGCTTTTAATAACTCTTTAAAGAATTTTAAAGGCACAGTATTGTTTACTACTCATGATCATGAGTTTGCGCAAACTGTAGGTAATAGAGTGGTAGAATTAACACCAAATGGAGTTATAGATAAATACAGCACTTTCGATGATTACATGCAAGATGCTAAGATTAAAGAGCTTAGAGAGAAAATGTATTCTGTAAAGTAG
- a CDS encoding redoxin domain-containing protein codes for MKSNFLFLIVILVASTFSCKKDKEDASFNKAYIGGEIINPNSDYIVIMQSDITLDTVKLNHQNRFSYTLKDFEPGLYGFFDGREFQNFLIEHNDSLMLRLNTLYFDESLVFTGNRAKENNFLMEMYLLNEKEDKKILDLGQKTAKEFDSIYRASRDWKLRKLEKIKLKNETSSLFNEIAEASINYEYYAHKELYPLANYKISELDAFKNLPKDFYNYRENIDYNNATLKDHSPYLSFLRFHFNNIALQQHFTHSKDSTYNKLDLHYNLDKLELIDKRVSNEDIKNNLLSFVLGQFINVSKNTEDYDEMLQVFKAKSTNKKDIEVAEEFVNSYKRLKPGNKIPPVKLLNKNNKEISLYELIKKPTILYFWSKKYKNHLISSHKRIKELNVKYPEFQYIAINVDSLSYQEQVNILNRYDVRIYNEYRFKTPKQSKETLTIKPIQKVFIINKKGEIINAKANMFGIGFEQELLGILNQ; via the coding sequence ATGAAATCTAATTTTTTATTTCTTATTGTAATATTAGTGGCATCTACATTTTCTTGTAAAAAAGACAAGGAAGATGCTTCTTTTAACAAAGCATATATTGGAGGTGAAATTATTAATCCTAATAGTGATTATATAGTTATTATGCAATCTGACATCACGCTTGATACTGTAAAGCTCAATCATCAAAATAGATTCTCTTATACTTTAAAAGATTTTGAACCTGGTTTATATGGCTTTTTTGATGGCAGAGAATTCCAAAACTTCTTAATTGAACATAACGATAGTTTAATGCTACGTCTAAACACTTTATATTTTGACGAGTCTTTAGTATTTACAGGTAATAGAGCAAAAGAGAACAATTTCTTAATGGAAATGTATTTGTTAAATGAAAAAGAAGATAAAAAAATTCTTGATCTAGGACAAAAAACAGCTAAAGAGTTTGACAGTATTTACAGAGCATCAAGAGATTGGAAGTTAAGAAAACTAGAAAAAATAAAATTAAAAAATGAAACCTCTTCTTTATTTAATGAAATTGCCGAAGCAAGCATTAATTATGAGTATTATGCACACAAAGAGCTCTATCCTTTAGCTAACTATAAAATATCCGAACTAGATGCTTTTAAAAACCTTCCAAAAGATTTTTATAATTATAGGGAAAATATAGACTATAACAATGCAACCTTAAAAGATCATAGTCCATACCTTTCCTTTTTAAGATTTCATTTTAATAATATTGCTTTACAACAGCACTTTACACATTCTAAAGACAGCACTTACAACAAGTTAGACCTACATTACAACCTTGATAAGCTTGAGCTTATAGACAAAAGAGTAAGTAACGAAGACATCAAGAATAACCTATTAAGTTTTGTTTTAGGTCAATTTATTAACGTCTCTAAAAACACCGAAGATTACGACGAAATGCTACAAGTTTTTAAAGCAAAAAGCACTAATAAAAAAGACATAGAGGTCGCAGAAGAATTTGTTAATTCTTACAAAAGGCTAAAACCAGGAAATAAAATTCCACCAGTTAAATTACTTAATAAAAATAACAAGGAAATTAGTCTTTACGAACTAATTAAAAAGCCGACTATTCTCTATTTTTGGTCTAAAAAGTATAAAAATCATTTAATTTCTTCACATAAACGCATAAAAGAGCTAAATGTAAAATATCCTGAATTTCAGTACATCGCTATCAATGTAGACTCTCTTTCTTATCAAGAACAGGTAAATATTTTAAACCGTTATGATGTTAGAATTTATAATGAATATCGCTTTAAAACACCAAAACAATCTAAAGAAACACTTACAATAAAACCAATACAAAAAGTGTTTATTATAAATAAAAAAGGAGAAATTATAAATGCCAAAGCCAATATGTTTGGTATAGGTTTCGAGCAAGAATTATTAGGGATCTTAAACCAATAA
- the fsa gene encoding fructose-6-phosphate aldolase, producing MKFFIDTANLEQIKEAEDMGILDGVTTNPSLMAKEGITGTDNILKHYVKICNLVEGDVSAEVIATDFEGMVKEGEALAELHEQIVVKLPMIKDGIKACKYFSDRGIRTNVTLVFSAGQALLAAKAGATYVSPFIGRLDDISTDGLNLIAEIRHIYDNYAFDTQILAASVRHTMHVIDCAKLGADVMTGPLSSIEGLLKHPLTDIGLAKFLADYKKGN from the coding sequence ATGAAATTTTTTATTGACACAGCCAATCTTGAGCAAATTAAAGAAGCAGAAGATATGGGAATCTTAGATGGCGTAACTACAAACCCATCATTAATGGCTAAAGAAGGCATTACAGGAACAGATAATATTTTAAAACATTACGTAAAGATTTGTAATCTTGTTGAGGGTGATGTAAGTGCAGAGGTTATTGCTACCGATTTTGAAGGTATGGTAAAAGAAGGTGAGGCATTAGCCGAATTACACGAACAAATCGTTGTAAAATTACCTATGATTAAAGATGGTATTAAAGCATGTAAATATTTTAGCGATAGAGGAATAAGAACAAACGTAACTTTAGTGTTTTCTGCAGGTCAAGCATTATTGGCAGCAAAAGCAGGAGCAACGTATGTATCTCCTTTTATTGGTCGTTTAGACGATATTTCTACAGATGGTTTAAACCTTATTGCAGAGATTAGACATATCTATGATAATTACGCTTTCGATACTCAAATTCTAGCAGCATCTGTTCGCCATACAATGCATGTTATAGATTGTGCTAAGTTAGGCGCAGATGTAATGACAGGTCCTTTAAGTTCTATCGAAGGTTTACTTAAACACCCACTTACAGATATTGGTTTAGCTAAGTTTTTAGCAGATTATAAAAAAGGAAACTAG
- a CDS encoding SDR family oxidoreductase has product MSKVILITGGSSGIGKSIGEYLKQHGFIVYGTSRSPEKYTNHPFKIVGLDVKNVTTINNAVAEVIAAEGKLDILINNAGVGITGPIEEIPEAEIQNNFDTNFFGPINVIKAVLPQMRKQNSGLIINITSIAGFMGLPYRGIYSASKGALELLTEAFRIELKDFNVNMTNIAPGDFATNIAAGRYHAPLKNNSPYKKYESVLSDIDEHVDNSSDPIAVAKMVLKVVNTKKPRTHYKVGAFMQKFSIVLKFLLPDKVYEKMLINHYKL; this is encoded by the coding sequence ATGTCTAAAGTTATATTAATTACAGGTGGATCTTCCGGAATAGGAAAATCTATTGGTGAATATTTAAAGCAACACGGTTTTATTGTTTATGGTACAAGCCGAAGTCCAGAGAAATATACTAACCATCCTTTTAAAATTGTAGGTTTAGATGTAAAAAATGTAACTACTATTAATAACGCTGTTGCGGAAGTAATTGCTGCCGAAGGAAAACTAGACATCCTTATTAATAATGCAGGAGTAGGAATAACTGGACCAATTGAAGAAATTCCTGAAGCCGAAATACAAAACAACTTCGACACTAACTTCTTTGGACCAATAAACGTTATTAAGGCTGTTTTACCGCAAATGCGAAAGCAGAATAGTGGATTGATAATTAATATTACTTCTATTGCTGGATTTATGGGATTGCCATATCGTGGCATTTATAGTGCAAGTAAAGGTGCCTTAGAGTTATTAACCGAAGCTTTTAGAATTGAGTTAAAAGATTTTAATGTGAATATGACTAATATTGCACCTGGCGATTTTGCTACCAATATTGCTGCTGGACGTTATCATGCTCCTTTAAAAAATAACTCTCCTTATAAAAAATATGAAAGTGTTTTAAGCGATATCGATGAGCATGTTGATAATAGTAGCGATCCAATTGCTGTTGCCAAAATGGTTTTAAAAGTTGTGAATACTAAAAAACCAAGAACACATTATAAGGTTGGTGCTTTTATGCAGAAATTCTCTATAGTTTTAAAGTTTTTATTGCCTGATAAGGTTTATGAGAAGATGCTGATTAATCATTATAAGCTGTAA
- a CDS encoding glutaminyl-peptide cyclotransferase, translated as MNVFKHLIIIILATTLSNCGDSSAKKNFGISTNATNNTIALDQELKLSIQNPKKFKIESVSYTLDGKDINEATILTDFKLGSHDITATITYDGETETATQNISIVSNTSPKVLGYEIINTYPHDITSYTQGLEFYNGELYESTGQKGESKLRKVNYKTGEVLKNVDLADNYFGEGLTVLNNSIYQLTWLSGKGFVYNADTFKRTSTFKFGKSQEGWGICNDGKMLYKSDGTEKIWYLNPETLVEDGNIQVYTNKGKIGKLNELEWINGKIYANIYQKNGVVIINPENGATEAVIDFSPLKERVTKHKGLDVLNGIAYNPETQTIFVTGKRWDKLFEVKIIED; from the coding sequence ATGAACGTATTTAAACACCTAATTATCATAATTTTAGCTACAACTCTATCTAACTGTGGAGACAGTTCTGCTAAAAAAAACTTTGGCATTTCTACAAATGCAACCAATAATACTATTGCTTTAGACCAAGAATTAAAGCTTAGTATTCAAAATCCAAAGAAATTTAAAATAGAATCTGTTAGTTACACCTTGGATGGTAAAGACATTAATGAAGCTACTATTTTAACAGATTTTAAGCTTGGAAGTCATGATATTACTGCTACAATAACCTACGATGGAGAAACAGAAACTGCTACTCAAAATATTTCAATTGTAAGTAATACGTCTCCAAAGGTATTGGGTTACGAAATTATTAACACCTATCCTCACGATATTACATCTTACACACAAGGTTTAGAGTTTTACAATGGCGAATTGTACGAAAGTACTGGTCAAAAAGGAGAAAGTAAGTTGCGTAAAGTAAATTACAAAACTGGTGAAGTGCTTAAAAACGTAGACTTAGCCGATAATTATTTTGGTGAAGGACTAACCGTTTTAAACAACAGTATTTACCAATTAACGTGGTTAAGCGGCAAAGGCTTTGTGTATAATGCAGATACTTTTAAACGCACTAGTACTTTTAAATTTGGAAAAAGCCAAGAAGGTTGGGGAATTTGCAACGATGGAAAAATGCTTTATAAAAGTGATGGTACCGAAAAAATATGGTATTTAAATCCTGAAACTTTAGTTGAAGATGGTAATATACAAGTCTATACAAATAAAGGTAAAATAGGAAAGCTTAATGAGCTAGAATGGATAAACGGAAAAATATACGCTAACATCTACCAAAAAAATGGTGTAGTAATTATTAATCCAGAAAATGGAGCAACTGAAGCTGTAATAGACTTTTCACCTTTAAAAGAACGTGTAACTAAACATAAAGGTTTAGATGTTTTAAATGGTATCGCATACAACCCAGAAACACAAACTATTTTTGTTACTGGTAAGCGTTGGGATAAATTGTTCGAGGTAAAAATTATTGAAGATTAG
- a CDS encoding thioesterase family protein, with translation MKISLQVFTQTLIVAKEDLDELNHVNNVRYIDWVNNIAKSHWLEKASKNITDNYFWVLLSHTIDYKKPAFLNDGLLLKTYVTKAEGVTSIRIVEILNAKTNILLAKSETKWCFIDSKTLKPTRITEEIKKLFS, from the coding sequence TTGAAGATTAGTTTGCAAGTTTTTACTCAAACCCTAATAGTAGCCAAAGAAGATCTAGACGAACTTAATCACGTTAATAACGTACGTTATATCGATTGGGTAAATAATATTGCTAAATCGCATTGGCTAGAAAAGGCATCAAAAAACATTACTGATAATTATTTTTGGGTGTTATTATCGCATACAATCGATTACAAAAAACCTGCTTTTTTAAACGACGGATTACTACTAAAAACATACGTTACAAAAGCAGAAGGTGTTACTTCTATAAGAATAGTAGAAATTTTAAATGCGAAAACAAATATCCTTTTAGCAAAATCTGAAACTAAATGGTGTTTTATAGATTCTAAAACATTAAAACCAACTCGTATTACTGAGGAAATTAAAAAGCTATTCAGTTAA